From a single Candidatus Sulfotelmatobacter sp. genomic region:
- a CDS encoding ABC transporter permease, giving the protein MPPAIALPVTTRRHFAIGVHEILHFAYDAFCSNKLQFTLTSLAMAVGTASVILVATIGLTGKQYILRQLQSIGTNMIYADYQGGAQRIESMPDPMTIEDVQAVREQVSSVVAASPTVALGDRISVGGGKQRDILVLGVAPEYLRVRNLKVLAGRFFDSVDSSGRNKVGVITEKLAQTLFGSTPAAIGQVIKLSGGLPFTIVGVFKESVDTFGESEIQEDTMLIPYTVSRFFTPTAAVNETFFSVATPQDVLPATAAIKRVLQSRHRAESVYSVQNLTQLLTVAGRIADILTLVLMLVAFVTLLVSGIGIMNIMLATVTSRIREIGIRKAIGATNRAIRFQFLAEAILISLAGGFVGTLAGLAIPVSVRVFTDYHLPISGLSAIIAIVVSSIVGIIFGTVPATRASQLDPVESLRYE; this is encoded by the coding sequence ATGCCGCCAGCCATCGCTCTCCCCGTCACAACCCGGCGTCACTTTGCTATCGGCGTTCACGAAATCCTGCACTTCGCCTACGACGCTTTCTGTAGCAACAAGCTGCAATTCACGCTCACGTCCCTGGCGATGGCGGTGGGTACCGCTTCGGTCATTCTGGTGGCGACGATCGGACTCACGGGAAAGCAATACATCCTGCGCCAGTTGCAGTCGATCGGCACCAACATGATTTATGCCGATTATCAGGGCGGAGCGCAGCGCATCGAGTCGATGCCTGATCCTATGACGATCGAGGATGTGCAGGCCGTTCGCGAGCAGGTCTCGAGCGTGGTGGCCGCTTCTCCGACGGTGGCGTTGGGGGATCGCATCAGTGTAGGCGGAGGCAAGCAGCGCGACATTCTCGTGCTCGGCGTCGCCCCCGAGTATCTCCGCGTGCGCAACCTGAAAGTTCTCGCGGGCCGCTTCTTCGATAGCGTGGATTCCAGCGGCCGTAACAAAGTCGGAGTGATTACCGAGAAGCTGGCGCAGACTCTGTTCGGCAGCACGCCTGCGGCGATCGGCCAGGTGATCAAGCTCAGCGGCGGTCTGCCCTTCACCATCGTGGGAGTGTTCAAGGAAAGCGTGGATACTTTCGGCGAGTCGGAAATTCAGGAAGATACCATGCTGATCCCCTACACGGTCAGCCGATTCTTCACGCCGACGGCGGCGGTCAATGAGACATTTTTTTCAGTGGCCACGCCGCAGGACGTGCTGCCTGCAACGGCGGCGATCAAACGTGTGCTGCAATCGCGCCATCGTGCGGAATCGGTTTACAGCGTGCAGAACCTGACCCAGCTTCTTACGGTCGCGGGACGCATTGCCGACATTCTGACGCTCGTTCTTATGCTGGTAGCATTCGTCACGCTGCTGGTCAGCGGCATCGGCATCATGAACATTATGCTGGCGACGGTGACGTCGCGCATCCGCGAAATTGGAATTCGCAAGGCCATCGGCGCCACCAATCGCGCGATCCGCTTTCAGTTTCTGGCAGAGGCCATTCTGATCTCGCTGGCCGGAGGTTTCGTTGGCACGCTCGCCGGCCTTGCCATTCCAGTCTCGGTGCGTGTGTTCACCGATTACCACCTTCCTATTTCGGGCCTGTCGGCGATTATTGCCATCGTGGTGTCGTCGATTGTGGGGATTATTTTCGGAACGGTGCCCGCCACCCGCGCCTCCCAACTCGATCCAGTGGAAAGCCTCCGCTACGAGTAA
- a CDS encoding tetratricopeptide repeat protein, translated as MASNREALAGKRLDSWKEIAAFLGRAERTVKRWETERGLPVHRVPGVGRSAVFAYSDELADWLKGRSQELEADESISSETVSGEIGSGEIGSSGINEPASRNTVPEAIQIAPIRPAKPTLGPTRLAAWLVPLALSAGLVFFFTVGHRDSHFKAMASRHTPNAESQELYLKGRYYWDRRTPEDLNQAVDYFTQAIVKDPSDAQAYVGLADCYNLLREFGAMPPSEAYPRALAAAQRAVELDDSSAEAHISLAFPTFWWSWQGATAEREFKRALELNPNLVRAHHWYATYLMAVERYPESLDQIEQAQRLDPSSGAILADKGLVLWHAGHRAEGLALLKQLETTQPSLSSTHTYLGDIFWRQTDYAKALAEYRRAAELRHDAASLALADAREKGFALNGLHGLYEAVLPLQKDLVDRGAGSAYALATTYAALGRKQEALASLQISFDRREADMLTGAPITLSDDPQYQKLRGQVSESLNK; from the coding sequence ATGGCATCCAATCGTGAAGCGCTCGCAGGAAAGCGTCTGGACTCGTGGAAGGAAATCGCTGCCTTCCTCGGACGCGCCGAGCGCACCGTCAAGCGCTGGGAGACCGAACGCGGACTCCCCGTACACCGCGTACCGGGAGTAGGGCGGAGTGCCGTCTTCGCTTACAGCGACGAGTTAGCCGATTGGCTGAAAGGACGCAGCCAGGAACTGGAAGCCGATGAATCGATTTCCAGCGAAACCGTTTCTGGCGAAATCGGTTCCGGCGAAATCGGTTCCAGCGGAATTAACGAACCAGCCAGTCGAAACACCGTACCCGAAGCCATTCAGATCGCGCCCATCAGACCTGCGAAGCCGACTCTGGGCCCTACCAGGCTTGCTGCGTGGCTGGTGCCCTTGGCGCTCTCTGCCGGACTGGTGTTCTTCTTTACTGTTGGCCATCGCGACTCCCACTTTAAGGCCATGGCCAGCCGCCATACCCCCAACGCGGAATCCCAGGAACTCTACCTCAAAGGACGCTATTACTGGGATCGCCGTACGCCCGAGGACTTGAACCAAGCCGTCGACTATTTCACCCAGGCCATCGTAAAAGATCCCAGCGATGCCCAGGCCTATGTCGGCCTCGCCGACTGCTACAACCTTCTCCGCGAATTTGGAGCCATGCCGCCCAGCGAAGCTTACCCCCGCGCGCTGGCCGCGGCCCAGCGCGCCGTCGAACTCGACGATTCCTCCGCCGAGGCTCACATCTCCCTGGCCTTCCCTACCTTCTGGTGGTCCTGGCAAGGCGCAACTGCGGAGCGCGAGTTCAAGCGCGCCCTCGAACTCAATCCCAACCTGGTGCGCGCCCATCATTGGTACGCAACCTATTTGATGGCCGTAGAGCGCTATCCGGAATCCCTCGATCAAATCGAGCAAGCGCAACGGCTGGACCCATCCTCCGGAGCAATTCTCGCCGACAAGGGACTTGTGCTGTGGCATGCCGGACACCGTGCCGAGGGGTTAGCTCTGCTCAAACAACTCGAGACCACTCAGCCCTCGCTGTCATCCACGCACACTTATCTGGGCGATATTTTCTGGCGCCAGACCGACTACGCGAAGGCGCTCGCAGAGTACCGGCGCGCCGCCGAGTTGCGACACGATGCCGCCAGTTTAGCCCTCGCCGATGCCCGCGAAAAAGGATTTGCCCTCAACGGCCTCCATGGCTTGTATGAAGCCGTCTTGCCCTTGCAGAAAGATCTGGTCGACCGCGGCGCTGGCTCCGCCTATGCGCTAGCCACCACCTACGCAGCACTCGGCAGAAAACAGGAAGCGCTCGCCAGTTTACAGATTTCCTTCGACCGGCGCGAGGCAGACATGCTTACCGGCGCCCCGATTACCCTCAGCGACGACCCGCAATACCAGAAGTTGAGAGGTCAGGTCAGCGAGAGCCTGAACAAGTAA